Proteins from a genomic interval of Chitinispirillales bacterium:
- the flgB gene encoding flagellar basal body rod protein FlgB, with translation MLHELIMGGNKNAALAKSLDARAARQKVIVNNIANVETPGYHRKEVKFEESLAEALDRSRLQGARTNGKHFELGRPKVGDVQFEVIEPVDHTMSSGVNNVDIDFEMAQLAENQIGFSYAMKLLKSSHDKLNSAIQGQSLK, from the coding sequence ATGTTGCATGAACTTATTATGGGCGGAAATAAAAACGCGGCGCTTGCCAAATCGTTAGACGCAAGAGCGGCGCGGCAAAAGGTTATCGTCAATAATATTGCGAACGTAGAAACGCCGGGTTATCACAGAAAAGAAGTAAAATTTGAAGAAAGTTTGGCTGAAGCGCTTGACAGATCGCGTTTACAGGGAGCAAGGACAAACGGCAAACACTTTGAATTGGGACGGCCAAAAGTAGGCGACGTACAGTTTGAGGTGATAGAACCCGTTGACCACACGATGTCAAGCGGCGTAAATAACGTGGACATTGATTTTGAAATGGCGCAGCTTGCGGAAAATCAAATCGGTTTCAGTTATGCGATGAAATTGCTAAAAAGCAGCCATGACAAACTAAACTCGGCAATTCAAGGGCAGTCGTTAAAATAA